From Alteromonas australica, one genomic window encodes:
- the cysI gene encoding assimilatory sulfite reductase (NADPH) hemoprotein subunit encodes MSNEKSPFIVEGKLADNERLKRESNNLRGTIEADLKDDLTGGFTADNFQLIRFHGMYQQDDRDIRAERSKQKLEPLHNVMLRARLPGGIILPEQWLAIDKFAEEQTIYGSIRLTTRQTFQFHGVLKPKIKLMHQTLNKVGIDSIATAGDVNRNVLCTSNPVESELHVEAYEWAKKISEHLLPKTRAYAEIWLDGEKVETTEKPVEPILGDNYLPRKFKTTVVIPPQNDVDVHANDLNFVAIAEAGKLIGFNVLVGGGLAMTHGDQSTFPRKASDFGFISLKDTLAVAEAVVTTQRDWGNRVNRKNAKTKYTLERVGVDNFKAEVEKRAGVTFAESRPYEFTERGDRFGWVEGIDGKFHLTVFIENGRILDYPGKTLKTGCAEIAKIHKGDFRLTANQNLIIAGVAPENKAQIEALAKEHGLIAPEISNQRLDSMACVALPTCPLAMAEAERYLPDAVTELEGILNKHGLAQDSIIFRVTGCPNGCGRAMLAEVGLVGKGPGKYNFHIGGNREGTRIPKMYRENISEQEIMNELDSLIGQWAKERNENEAFGDFVIRKDIIAPVVDSARDFYD; translated from the coding sequence ATGAGCAATGAAAAATCTCCCTTTATCGTTGAGGGCAAACTTGCTGACAACGAACGCTTAAAGCGCGAAAGTAACAATTTACGAGGCACTATTGAGGCAGATCTTAAAGACGATCTCACTGGTGGTTTTACGGCTGATAATTTCCAGCTAATTCGATTCCACGGTATGTATCAACAAGACGACCGCGATATTCGTGCAGAGCGTAGCAAGCAAAAATTAGAGCCACTGCACAATGTGATGCTTCGTGCTCGTTTGCCTGGCGGTATTATTTTGCCCGAGCAATGGCTTGCTATTGATAAATTTGCTGAAGAGCAAACCATTTATGGCAGTATTCGCTTAACTACCCGACAAACTTTTCAGTTTCACGGTGTGCTTAAGCCGAAAATTAAATTAATGCACCAAACACTCAACAAGGTGGGCATTGACTCGATAGCAACCGCCGGCGACGTTAACCGAAATGTGTTGTGTACGTCGAATCCCGTTGAGTCTGAACTGCATGTGGAAGCCTATGAATGGGCGAAAAAAATCAGTGAACATTTACTCCCTAAAACCCGTGCCTACGCAGAGATCTGGCTTGACGGTGAAAAAGTAGAGACCACTGAGAAGCCTGTAGAGCCGATATTGGGTGATAACTATCTACCTCGTAAGTTTAAAACGACGGTGGTTATTCCGCCACAAAACGACGTAGATGTGCATGCAAACGATCTGAACTTTGTGGCCATTGCAGAAGCGGGCAAGTTAATTGGTTTTAATGTATTAGTGGGTGGTGGCTTAGCGATGACCCACGGCGACCAATCTACCTTTCCTCGCAAAGCGTCAGATTTTGGGTTTATTTCACTAAAAGATACCCTTGCGGTAGCTGAAGCCGTAGTGACTACCCAACGAGATTGGGGTAACCGCGTAAACCGTAAGAATGCGAAGACCAAATATACGCTAGAACGAGTGGGCGTAGATAACTTTAAGGCTGAAGTTGAAAAGCGTGCAGGCGTGACGTTTGCTGAGAGCCGCCCTTACGAGTTTACCGAACGTGGAGATCGCTTTGGATGGGTTGAAGGTATTGACGGTAAATTCCATTTAACCGTCTTTATTGAAAATGGGCGTATTCTCGATTATCCAGGCAAGACCTTAAAAACAGGCTGTGCCGAGATTGCTAAAATACACAAAGGTGATTTTCGTTTAACGGCGAATCAAAACCTTATCATTGCTGGTGTCGCGCCAGAAAATAAAGCGCAAATTGAAGCCTTAGCGAAAGAGCACGGTTTAATTGCGCCGGAAATTTCCAATCAACGCCTAGATTCAATGGCTTGTGTTGCATTACCCACATGCCCATTGGCAATGGCCGAAGCTGAGCGCTATTTACCCGATGCGGTGACCGAGCTTGAAGGCATTCTGAATAAGCATGGTTTGGCGCAGGACAGTATCATCTTCAGGGTTACAGGGTGTCCTAACGGCTGTGGTCGCGCCATGTTGGCTGAAGTAGGGCTTGTCGGTAAAGGGCCGGGTAAATACAACTTCCATATTGGTGGAAACCGAGAAGGTACCCGTATTCCAAAAATGTACCGTGAGAATATCAGCGAGCAAGAAATCATGAATGAGCTTGACTCGTTAATTGGACAGTGGGCAAAAGAGCGCAATGAAAACGAGGCATTTGGTGATTTTGTTATTCGCAAAGACATCATCGCGCCTGTTGTAGATTCCGCACGAGACTTTTATGACTAA
- the trmA gene encoding tRNA (uridine(54)-C5)-methyltransferase TrmA: MTVPGHQEYQTQLDEKVSRLTQLLSPFSAPAPSVFASAPVHYRMRAEFRVWHEGDDLYHIMFNQETKEKYRVDQFAPASKTINDAMTALLEKVKPSDVLRKKLFQIDYLSALSGELVISLLYHRQLDDAWEAEATKLREALQLQFPAVNIIGRARKQKRVIGGDFVIERLPVNSHTFVFKHIENSFTQPNADVNCKMIEWALNCVAPLKGDLLEMYCGAGNFSIPLALHFDNVIGTEIAKPSVQAAQYNIEKNNLDNVKIVRLAAEEFTEAMKGERTFSRLEGIDLSAYNFTTVLVDPPRAGLDLDSLKMIQDYENIIYISCNPETLAENLTHLCETHDIAESALFDQFPFTHHIEAGVLLTRKG; the protein is encoded by the coding sequence ATGACAGTACCTGGCCATCAAGAATATCAAACACAACTGGATGAAAAGGTATCAAGACTAACGCAGTTGCTTTCTCCTTTTAGTGCTCCCGCTCCTAGCGTGTTCGCATCAGCCCCTGTTCATTATAGAATGCGAGCAGAGTTTCGCGTATGGCATGAAGGTGACGATCTCTATCACATCATGTTTAATCAAGAGACCAAAGAAAAATACCGCGTTGACCAATTTGCTCCCGCATCTAAAACAATCAACGACGCCATGACAGCGCTACTCGAAAAAGTAAAGCCGTCTGACGTTTTGCGCAAAAAGCTTTTTCAAATAGATTACCTTTCCGCTCTTTCTGGTGAATTAGTCATCAGTCTTTTGTATCACCGACAGCTAGACGATGCGTGGGAAGCCGAAGCCACTAAGCTACGGGAAGCGTTGCAGTTACAATTTCCCGCAGTCAATATTATTGGCCGTGCCCGTAAACAGAAAAGGGTAATAGGCGGCGATTTCGTAATAGAACGTTTACCTGTGAATAGTCATACCTTTGTCTTTAAGCATATAGAGAACAGCTTCACGCAACCAAATGCAGATGTGAACTGTAAAATGATTGAATGGGCATTAAACTGTGTGGCTCCTCTGAAAGGTGACTTATTGGAAATGTATTGTGGTGCGGGAAACTTCTCAATCCCTCTCGCGCTTCACTTTGATAATGTCATTGGAACAGAAATTGCCAAGCCTTCGGTACAAGCTGCACAGTACAACATTGAAAAAAACAACTTGGACAACGTTAAAATAGTTAGGCTTGCGGCGGAAGAATTTACTGAAGCGATGAAAGGTGAGCGTACGTTTAGCCGCCTTGAAGGGATTGACCTATCTGCCTACAACTTCACTACCGTGTTGGTCGACCCTCCAAGAGCAGGCTTAGATCTAGATTCTCTTAAAATGATCCAAGATTACGAAAATATTATCTACATCTCCTGCAACCCTGAAACCTTGGCAGAAAATTTAACCCACCTTTGCGAAACACACGATATCGCGGAATCAGCGTTATTCGACCAGTTTCCTTTTACGCATCATATTGAGGCTGGCGTGTTATTAACCAGGAAGGGGTAA
- a CDS encoding uracil-DNA glycosylase family protein: MTQKNLDSLVQQAANCTLCKPYLPHPPRPIFSLGHSKLVLIGQAPGLMAHNTHQAFNDNSGKRLRGWLNMSEEEFYNPSVISIMPMGFCFPGYKNGADAPPRPECAPTWHKTLLEEIQPSTILLVGRYAQQYYLPQFKTLTDALNNANFEEGIIPLPHPSGRNNRWLAKNAWFESQYLPKVVRHLNALKH; the protein is encoded by the coding sequence GTGACTCAAAAAAATTTAGATTCTCTTGTTCAGCAAGCAGCAAACTGTACTTTATGTAAGCCCTATTTGCCTCACCCGCCACGTCCCATCTTTTCGTTAGGACACTCCAAGCTTGTGTTGATTGGTCAAGCGCCTGGCCTAATGGCACACAATACTCACCAAGCCTTTAACGATAATAGCGGCAAGCGTTTAAGAGGCTGGTTAAACATGTCAGAAGAAGAATTTTACAACCCCAGTGTGATATCCATTATGCCCATGGGGTTTTGCTTTCCAGGATACAAGAACGGAGCCGATGCTCCTCCTCGTCCAGAGTGTGCTCCTACCTGGCACAAAACCCTATTAGAAGAGATTCAACCTAGCACAATTTTGTTGGTGGGAAGGTATGCTCAGCAATACTATCTTCCTCAATTTAAAACCCTTACAGACGCATTAAATAACGCTAATTTTGAAGAAGGGATTATTCCCCTCCCCCACCCATCTGGGCGAAACAACCGTTGGCTAGCAAAGAATGCGTGGTTTGAAAGCCAATATCTACCCAAGGTGGTCAGGCACCTCAACGCGCTCAAGCATTAA
- a CDS encoding bifunctional diguanylate cyclase/phosphodiesterase has product MSATDYDNDELIFLDDDDASGLEPQVYKQWNILIVDDDEEIHTVTRLALSDLIVNDRKLNFLHAYSGNEAKQLLQDYGKSIAIILLDVVMETDDAGFHVVKYIREEMELFEPRIILRTGQPGYAPEEEVIKLYDINDYKTKTELTRGKLLTTVISSLRSYQQIMTINQNRLGLEKIISSSSNLFEEHSVKGFCEGVVTQISSLIGLEADGLLCARAGAVLDKDDNGVYVLGAAGEYAPLINEHIDNVKNKNIVEQINRCLRLKQHIFEADSSVLYINRAGFEAAVYVHMARQIHELDKNLLEVFLSSISVGYENVNLFHELRNAAFRDWLTRLPNRNEFINMLDKPHLYAGTDYAVALVDVNHFSDINDGLGQEAGNDLLRAISERFQDNFSEKVRRGRIGADVFGLIGPAKEVNPDTIKTLFQSSFKVSDHTLPVSVTIGFCQLDDKPNVGIEILKRTNIALNRAKKNLSDNYEYYAKDIEDQTTWRLDMIRRLRSDFMERKLELWFQPQVDLLSEKVVGMEGLLRWPDGNNGYISPAVFIPLAEYSGLIVDIGQWVLEESCRRLKSLNESGFDNLRVAVNISIPQFRDRYFVDKVKDALKASNCDPSFLELEITESVVMDEPQIVIDALSTLKAHGVAIAIDDFGTGFSSMSYLQKLPLDRLKVDRSFVKDIQPGQSAVLAETIVTLGNKLGLLTIAEGVETREQASYMIKLGCDEAQGYLYAKPMPFEELLDFLQHAKN; this is encoded by the coding sequence ATGTCGGCAACGGATTACGATAACGACGAATTAATCTTTTTAGATGACGATGACGCCAGTGGCCTAGAGCCTCAGGTTTATAAACAATGGAATATATTGATAGTCGATGATGACGAAGAGATACATACCGTCACGCGACTCGCATTATCAGATCTCATCGTCAATGATAGAAAGCTAAACTTTCTTCATGCTTATTCTGGTAACGAAGCCAAGCAGTTACTGCAAGACTATGGCAAAAGTATTGCTATTATCCTTCTTGACGTTGTCATGGAAACTGACGACGCCGGCTTTCATGTAGTGAAATACATAAGAGAGGAAATGGAGCTCTTTGAGCCGCGTATTATCTTACGTACCGGCCAGCCCGGGTATGCGCCCGAAGAAGAAGTCATTAAGCTTTACGACATTAACGATTATAAAACAAAAACCGAACTCACTCGCGGCAAGCTTCTCACTACCGTTATCTCATCGTTACGTTCTTACCAACAGATAATGACCATTAATCAAAATCGATTGGGGTTAGAGAAAATTATCTCTTCATCGTCTAACTTGTTTGAAGAGCATTCGGTGAAAGGATTCTGCGAAGGGGTAGTGACGCAAATTAGTTCGCTTATCGGTTTAGAAGCCGATGGTTTACTGTGTGCACGAGCCGGCGCCGTGCTTGATAAAGACGACAATGGCGTTTATGTGTTAGGGGCGGCTGGCGAATATGCGCCATTAATTAATGAACATATCGATAACGTTAAGAATAAAAATATTGTTGAGCAAATCAATCGCTGTTTGCGACTGAAACAGCATATTTTCGAAGCAGACTCATCGGTGCTCTACATCAACCGTGCCGGGTTTGAAGCCGCTGTTTATGTTCACATGGCGCGTCAAATTCATGAGTTAGATAAGAATCTATTAGAAGTGTTTCTATCGAGCATTTCTGTAGGGTATGAAAACGTAAACTTATTTCACGAACTTAGAAATGCGGCTTTTAGAGACTGGTTGACCCGCCTGCCTAACCGAAATGAATTTATTAACATGCTGGATAAACCGCATTTGTATGCCGGAACAGACTACGCCGTGGCGCTTGTTGATGTGAATCATTTTTCTGATATTAATGATGGCTTAGGGCAAGAAGCAGGGAATGATTTGCTAAGGGCTATTAGTGAGCGTTTTCAGGATAACTTTAGCGAAAAGGTGAGACGAGGGCGAATTGGGGCCGATGTGTTTGGGCTGATTGGGCCAGCAAAAGAGGTTAACCCAGACACAATCAAAACCTTGTTTCAATCTTCCTTCAAGGTGAGTGATCATACTTTACCCGTCAGCGTGACCATTGGTTTTTGTCAATTAGATGACAAACCGAATGTGGGCATCGAAATATTAAAACGCACCAATATTGCCCTTAACCGCGCTAAAAAGAACCTTTCTGACAACTACGAATACTACGCCAAAGATATTGAAGACCAAACCACTTGGCGATTAGACATGATTCGTCGCTTGCGTAGTGATTTTATGGAAAGAAAACTTGAGCTATGGTTCCAGCCTCAAGTTGACTTGCTCAGTGAAAAAGTCGTCGGTATGGAAGGTTTGTTGCGTTGGCCTGATGGCAATAATGGCTATATTTCACCTGCCGTCTTTATTCCCTTAGCTGAATATTCGGGACTCATTGTCGATATTGGCCAGTGGGTACTGGAAGAGTCATGTCGACGATTGAAAAGTTTAAACGAGTCAGGGTTTGACAATTTGCGGGTAGCCGTAAATATCTCTATTCCGCAGTTTCGAGATAGATATTTTGTCGACAAAGTCAAAGATGCGCTAAAGGCATCAAATTGCGATCCTAGTTTCCTTGAACTAGAAATTACAGAAAGTGTCGTGATGGACGAACCGCAAATTGTTATTGATGCGCTTAGTACGCTGAAGGCGCACGGCGTAGCGATTGCCATCGATGACTTCGGTACGGGCTTTTCTTCTATGAGCTACCTGCAAAAGTTACCTTTAGACCGGCTTAAAGTAGATCGTTCGTTTGTGAAGGATATCCAGCCAGGACAAAGTGCTGTTTTGGCGGAGACGATTGTTACCTTAGGAAACAAGCTTGGGCTATTAACCATTGCTGAAGGCGTAGAAACCCGAGAACAGGCCAGCTATATGATTAAGCTGGGCTGTGATGAAGCACAAGGCTATCTGTACGCTAAACCTATGCCTTTTGAAGAGCTACTTGATTTCCTGCAACACGCCAAAAATTAA
- a CDS encoding TIGR03899 family protein: MKITPDPYASQVTKPENSKTSEPTGEKEKTAKPTHHSANVSPVRRKILSWFSRVGISPSMSTLDPKREKQALERRKQILEIQKAANLQAVLNIALNVAITESQSDSLDPDWFFAFSSMAEEIYSQPMQELWGRIFAVEVSKPGSFSLRSLQLLKSLTHRDAQIFSKAVSMACRRQHDNVPRILVGYHKRRGVLSFLGPSAPQQINLAKMGLSYPDLLALQDMKLLYASEIESGEYEQGQQIFWRCGNESFTLEANRSGVALVYYKFTAVGSELAKLVSRKENSAYLPALKERLSNVFIVTE; encoded by the coding sequence ATGAAAATTACCCCAGATCCTTATGCCTCACAGGTTACAAAACCCGAAAATAGCAAAACGTCTGAGCCAACGGGTGAAAAAGAAAAAACGGCTAAGCCGACTCATCACTCTGCCAACGTCAGCCCTGTACGTCGTAAAATTTTGTCCTGGTTCTCTCGCGTAGGTATTTCACCATCTATGTCTACGCTCGATCCAAAGCGTGAAAAACAGGCGCTAGAACGAAGAAAACAAATATTAGAAATACAAAAGGCAGCAAATTTACAGGCCGTTTTAAATATAGCACTAAATGTGGCGATTACCGAATCTCAAAGCGATAGTCTTGACCCTGATTGGTTTTTTGCTTTTAGTTCTATGGCAGAAGAGATATATAGCCAGCCCATGCAAGAATTATGGGGTAGAATTTTTGCCGTGGAAGTGAGTAAGCCCGGAAGCTTTTCGTTACGCAGTTTGCAACTGTTGAAATCGCTGACCCATCGCGACGCGCAAATATTCAGTAAGGCCGTGAGTATGGCTTGCCGACGTCAGCACGACAATGTTCCACGTATTTTAGTTGGCTATCATAAACGTAGAGGCGTATTGTCGTTTCTTGGTCCCTCAGCCCCTCAACAAATTAATCTCGCAAAAATGGGACTTTCCTACCCTGACCTTTTGGCGCTTCAAGATATGAAATTGTTGTATGCTAGCGAAATAGAAAGCGGGGAATATGAACAAGGCCAGCAAATATTTTGGCGATGTGGCAATGAAAGCTTTACCTTAGAAGCCAATCGTTCTGGGGTAGCGTTGGTGTATTATAAGTTCACTGCGGTGGGCAGTGAACTTGCGAAGCTTGTATCTAGAAAGGAAAACTCTGCCTACTTACCGGCACTTAAAGAGCGACTGAGCAACGTCTTTATTGTTACCGAATAA
- a CDS encoding phosphoadenylyl-sulfate reductase: MTNSTLSDITPLTLDISKEALADINEALEAMDAQARVAWALENLPANHIVSSSFGAQSAVMLHMLTQAQPNIPVVLTDTGYLFPETYGFIDELTEKLDLNLHVYRAKLSAAWQEARFGRLWEKGIEGIEKYNQMNKVEPMQRALGELKAGTWFAGLRRSQSDTRGKLPVLQKVGSQFKLYPIIDWSNKDLHYYLKEHNLPYHPLWEQGYVSIGDWHTTQSLQEGMNEQDTRFFGLKRECGLHEFGDGI, from the coding sequence ATGACTAATTCAACACTTAGCGACATTACGCCGTTGACCCTCGATATTAGTAAAGAAGCGCTTGCTGATATTAACGAAGCATTAGAAGCAATGGATGCTCAAGCTCGTGTAGCTTGGGCGCTGGAAAACCTACCGGCTAATCACATTGTTTCTTCCAGCTTTGGTGCACAGTCTGCTGTTATGTTGCATATGTTGACGCAAGCTCAACCCAATATACCTGTGGTGTTAACCGACACGGGCTATTTGTTTCCTGAAACCTATGGCTTTATTGATGAGCTTACCGAGAAGTTAGACTTAAATTTACATGTGTACCGTGCCAAGCTATCTGCAGCTTGGCAGGAAGCTCGATTTGGTCGATTGTGGGAAAAAGGTATAGAGGGCATAGAGAAGTACAACCAGATGAACAAGGTTGAACCTATGCAGCGTGCGCTAGGCGAATTGAAAGCTGGAACCTGGTTCGCGGGGTTACGTCGAAGCCAATCCGACACACGAGGCAAGCTTCCGGTACTTCAAAAAGTGGGTAGTCAGTTTAAGCTTTATCCCATCATTGATTGGAGTAATAAGGATTTACATTATTACTTAAAAGAGCACAACTTACCGTATCATCCACTTTGGGAACAAGGCTACGTGTCTATTGGCGATTGGCACACAACGCAGTCTTTACAAGAAGGCATGAATGAGCAAGATACCCGCTTTTTCGGATTAAAAAGAGAGTGTGGCTTACATGAATTTGGTGATGGAATTTAG
- the fabR gene encoding HTH-type transcriptional repressor FabR — translation MSRQEQKLKTRQNIIHAAFSLLDENRSLSAISLREVAREAGIAPTSFYRHFKDMDELGLTLVDEAGLALRQLMRQARRRIASGGGVINTSVETFMEFIAANKNVFRLLLREHTGTSSAYRLAVFREIQHFVEELTDYIIERQGVEYRIAQLQADAMVRLVFSAGAEALEADTKLRLEIGERVKAQLRFVQMGATTQSFK, via the coding sequence GTGAGTCGTCAAGAACAAAAGTTAAAAACTCGCCAAAACATTATTCACGCCGCATTTTCGCTGTTGGATGAAAATCGCAGTTTATCCGCCATTAGTTTGCGTGAAGTGGCGAGAGAAGCAGGTATTGCACCTACCTCATTTTATCGTCATTTTAAGGATATGGATGAGCTGGGTTTAACGCTGGTTGACGAAGCGGGTTTAGCTTTACGTCAGCTTATGCGTCAGGCTAGGCGACGCATTGCGTCGGGTGGAGGCGTCATTAACACGTCAGTTGAAACCTTTATGGAATTCATTGCCGCTAACAAAAATGTTTTTCGTTTGTTGTTGAGGGAGCATACCGGTACGTCAAGCGCTTATCGGCTGGCGGTGTTTAGAGAGATTCAACATTTCGTGGAAGAGCTCACCGATTATATTATTGAGCGGCAGGGTGTCGAATACCGTATTGCACAATTACAAGCTGACGCCATGGTTAGGCTGGTATTTAGTGCAGGTGCCGAAGCGCTAGAGGCCGACACAAAACTACGATTAGAAATTGGTGAAAGAGTTAAGGCCCAGTTGCGTTTTGTACAAATGGGCGCAACAACTCAGTCGTTTAAATAA
- the sthA gene encoding Si-specific NAD(P)(+) transhydrogenase: MAAKQKKATTPSSFHYDAIVIGTGPGGEGVAMQLAKAGKKVAVVERYEAVGGGCTHWGTIPSKALRHSVSRLIEYNSSPLFADNHLSRSLTFSEIMHHASGVVKSQTRLRASFYDRNRVTLFHGEASFVDAHTLEITRQDGSKDTVTAAQIAIATGSRPYTPSDIDFTHPRIYNSDTILSLDHDPKSIIIYGAGVIGSEYASIFRGLGVKVDLVNMRDRLLSFLDTEISDALSYHLWNNGVLIRHNETYKSVEATDDSVILNLESGKRMRADCLLFANGRTGNTDTLGLQNIGLKADGRGQLRVNENYQTEVDNVYAVGDVIGYPSLASAAYNQGRFAAEAMLEGKTHAELVADIPTGIYTIPEISSVGKTEQELTAAKIPYEVGRAQFKHLARAQIASTQVGSLKILFHRETKEVLGIHCFGERASEIVHIGQAIMQQTGEGNTIDYFVNTTFNYPTMAEAYRVAAINGLNRIF, translated from the coding sequence ATGGCGGCAAAGCAGAAAAAGGCGACAACCCCCTCTTCATTTCATTACGATGCCATTGTAATAGGAACAGGTCCTGGCGGTGAAGGCGTAGCTATGCAGCTAGCAAAAGCCGGCAAAAAGGTTGCCGTGGTTGAACGATACGAAGCCGTTGGCGGCGGGTGCACACATTGGGGTACTATTCCTTCTAAAGCGTTACGTCATTCCGTCAGCCGGCTCATCGAATACAATAGCTCTCCTTTATTTGCTGACAACCACCTTAGCCGTAGTCTTACCTTTTCAGAAATCATGCATCACGCCAGCGGTGTAGTAAAAAGTCAGACTCGACTTCGCGCCTCATTTTACGATAGAAACAGGGTAACCTTATTTCATGGTGAAGCAAGTTTCGTTGATGCTCATACCCTTGAAATAACGCGTCAAGATGGCTCAAAAGATACCGTTACAGCGGCGCAGATCGCCATTGCCACAGGCTCTCGCCCTTATACGCCTAGCGATATTGACTTTACACACCCTAGAATATACAACTCAGACACCATCTTATCCTTAGATCACGATCCTAAGTCCATCATCATTTATGGTGCAGGGGTCATTGGTTCTGAGTATGCCAGTATTTTTAGAGGTCTGGGTGTGAAGGTTGATTTGGTGAACATGCGTGATCGCTTACTTTCTTTCCTTGATACAGAGATATCTGATGCCCTAAGCTACCACTTGTGGAACAACGGTGTGCTTATCCGTCACAATGAAACGTACAAGTCGGTTGAAGCTACTGACGATTCAGTAATATTAAATTTAGAATCCGGTAAACGTATGCGAGCCGATTGCTTATTGTTTGCAAACGGAAGAACCGGTAACACCGACACGTTGGGATTACAAAATATAGGTTTAAAAGCCGATGGGCGTGGTCAGCTCAGAGTTAATGAAAACTACCAAACTGAAGTAGACAATGTGTATGCAGTTGGTGATGTCATTGGCTATCCAAGCTTGGCTTCCGCCGCCTATAATCAAGGTCGCTTTGCAGCAGAAGCCATGTTAGAAGGCAAAACTCACGCCGAGCTTGTGGCTGACATCCCTACCGGTATTTATACCATCCCCGAAATCAGTTCTGTGGGAAAAACGGAACAAGAGCTCACTGCCGCTAAAATTCCATATGAAGTAGGCCGCGCTCAATTTAAGCACTTGGCAAGAGCGCAAATTGCCTCAACGCAAGTAGGCAGTTTAAAAATTCTCTTCCATAGAGAGACGAAGGAAGTGCTGGGTATCCACTGCTTCGGAGAGCGTGCTTCCGAAATTGTTCATATCGGACAGGCGATTATGCAACAAACCGGGGAAGGAAATACCATTGATTACTTTGTGAATACCACTTTCAACTACCCTACAATGGCTGAAGCATATCGAGTGGCTGCGATTAACGGATTAAATCGGATATTCTAA
- a CDS encoding acyl-CoA desaturase, with amino-acid sequence MNKPPLILTNVLVFLITGAIACIGVPVWIAHHGIDWAEIGTAIFLFYFTGMSITAGYHRLWSHKTYDANIVVRIILAIGGAMALQNSILHWSSDHRVHHRHVDDNDNDPYSAKKGLWFAHIGWMLREYQAKRYDDYGNCKDLQKDKVVMWQHNYYLPIVLAANFGITALLGWLNGDVLGMVLIAGVLRLVLVHHVTFFINSLAHFWGSQPYTDKNSARDNGVLAFFTFGEGYHNYHHIFEYDYRNGIRWYQFDPTKWLIRGLSYLGLTHNLRKVPEERIEKARAAMQLQRASEKASLLPNAEEVMHTIQAEYDLLMQKMSDYYATKKRLMRLKQKTIKRSIEGLELTYKYKELKHAFALQKQKWLHLQSLSLQPV; translated from the coding sequence ATGAATAAACCACCCCTTATCTTAACCAATGTATTGGTATTTCTCATTACCGGTGCAATTGCGTGCATTGGTGTACCTGTATGGATTGCACACCACGGAATTGATTGGGCAGAAATTGGTACTGCTATTTTCTTGTTCTATTTCACGGGAATGTCGATTACCGCGGGATATCACCGTCTTTGGTCTCACAAAACCTATGATGCAAATATTGTTGTTAGAATAATATTAGCAATCGGGGGCGCTATGGCGCTTCAAAATAGTATCTTGCATTGGTCTTCCGATCACCGCGTGCATCATCGTCATGTGGATGACAATGATAATGACCCTTATTCAGCGAAAAAAGGCCTATGGTTTGCGCATATAGGTTGGATGCTTCGCGAATATCAAGCCAAACGTTACGACGATTATGGTAACTGTAAAGACTTGCAAAAAGACAAAGTCGTGATGTGGCAGCACAATTATTATTTGCCTATTGTATTAGCCGCAAACTTCGGCATAACCGCCTTATTAGGTTGGTTAAACGGTGATGTATTGGGCATGGTACTTATTGCAGGTGTACTTCGATTAGTATTAGTGCATCACGTGACTTTCTTTATCAACTCCCTTGCGCATTTCTGGGGAAGTCAGCCGTATACGGATAAAAATTCAGCCCGTGATAACGGCGTTTTAGCGTTCTTCACCTTTGGTGAGGGTTATCACAACTATCATCACATTTTTGAGTACGATTACCGAAACGGTATTCGTTGGTATCAATTCGATCCTACAAAGTGGTTAATTAGAGGACTTTCTTACTTAGGGCTTACCCATAATTTACGTAAGGTGCCTGAAGAAAGAATAGAAAAAGCACGGGCTGCAATGCAATTGCAACGAGCCAGTGAAAAAGCCTCGCTATTACCAAATGCTGAAGAGGTAATGCATACAATTCAAGCTGAATATGATTTGTTGATGCAAAAAATGTCAGACTATTATGCAACTAAAAAACGTTTAATGCGGCTTAAGCAGAAAACCATTAAACGCAGTATTGAGGGGCTCGAACTTACCTATAAATATAAAGAGCTTAAGCATGCGTTCGCGTTGCAGAAACAGAAGTGGCTGCACCTGCAAAGCCTTTCGTTGCAACCCGTGTAG